The following proteins are co-located in the Longimicrobium sp. genome:
- a CDS encoding SDR family oxidoreductase — protein sequence MDLGIRDRVAIVTGGSMGLGKAVARELAREKARVVISARNEPRLRAAAEEIRRETGTQVLAIPADMTRPDEIRALVDQTVDRWGTVEIAVANAGGPPGTRFETTAAEDFERAIDLNLMSTIRFAQEVAPHMKARRWGRFIAITSVSAKQPLPGLILSNTARAGVGGFVKTMATEMAPFGVLCNVVAPGYTRTGRVEDLAEERARNEERPMDEILAEMGSRIPLGRMGEPEEFAAAVAFLASARASYITGTTLQVDGGFVQGLF from the coding sequence ATGGATCTGGGGATCAGGGACCGCGTCGCCATCGTCACGGGCGGCAGCATGGGGCTGGGGAAGGCGGTCGCGCGCGAGCTGGCGCGCGAGAAGGCGCGCGTCGTCATCTCCGCGCGCAACGAGCCGCGCCTGCGCGCCGCCGCCGAGGAGATCCGCCGCGAAACCGGCACCCAGGTGCTCGCCATCCCCGCCGACATGACGCGCCCGGACGAGATCCGCGCGCTCGTAGACCAGACGGTGGACCGCTGGGGCACCGTAGAGATCGCCGTGGCCAACGCGGGCGGGCCGCCGGGCACCCGCTTCGAGACCACCGCGGCCGAGGACTTCGAGCGCGCCATCGATCTCAACCTCATGAGCACCATCCGCTTCGCGCAGGAGGTGGCGCCGCACATGAAGGCCCGCCGCTGGGGCCGCTTCATCGCCATCACCTCCGTCTCGGCCAAGCAGCCGCTCCCCGGGCTCATCCTTTCCAACACCGCGCGTGCCGGGGTGGGGGGGTTCGTGAAGACGATGGCAACGGAGATGGCGCCCTTCGGCGTGCTCTGCAACGTGGTCGCGCCCGGCTACACCCGCACCGGCCGCGTCGAAGACCTGGCCGAGGAGCGCGCCCGCAACGAGGAGCGCCCCATGGACGAGATCCTGGCCGAGATGGGCAGCCGCATCCCCCTGGGCCGCATGGGCGAGCCCGAGGAGTTCGCCGCCGCGGTCGCGTTCCTGGCGTCCGCCCGCGCCAGCTACATCACCGGCACCACGCTGCAGGTGGACGGCGGGTTCGTGCAGGGACTGTTCTAG